One Osmerus eperlanus chromosome 13, fOsmEpe2.1, whole genome shotgun sequence genomic region harbors:
- the spdl1 gene encoding protein Spindly isoform X1 — MLSHGDGRAFVFLLLFSLRFLISQMSSVEEDEVPLLKCKLKEMEEQLQKSAQYGLQLLDGQQELENRIEEERIEMTNTLEALEQEKYSLQREVELKNRMLESLRSDYEAVKSQQRLQLEQLEAQLERSHAVALRDRRDKIEHLQAKLEETRLSETQLKHRLQLQTEALSSKTEELRAATERAQDTVSSEMMELQVERMELESVTGELESSLQDAQYRQQQLELTNSNLQRCLERLTEEKEEREREAVSCFNALEKAREANQDLQIQLDQVLQQAQDPNSKGNSLFAELEDKRAEMERQLISMKVQHQSLQKQHAFSKQQLHRVKVQNATLMQLLGSRADPAQLERLQSMLSEKNSEIQALMIQLRRLEKVELSLKAQPSSAPAAEVADETYYTDLLKMKLSNAAKDAERLSEELSMHRMKALAESQRALELERKLFSSERALKQSQSDSIRLQLRLEELRHKYEPNESNKLRPQKRRREKIPLDPPPPALPLEIKEEEPVVTALQLLNSMMEESKVNNGHPVATKTSVVEETPVVKETHAVAVLPLSLPQPLHSRTVRICDDPPTTIPRYPDIDYITKTEVVMDEDSVNGERRMLGGEQGGGVEKRIELENMEAEERKPEEGENRQRRKKQKHHEIIHVTSENTMENECAQQ; from the exons ATGTTGAGTCATGGAGACGGTCGAGCcttcgtttttttgttgttgttttctttacGTTTTTTGATTTCTCAGATGTCTTCCGTGGAAGAAGACGAAGTCCCACTGCTGAAATGCAAgctgaaagagatggaggagcagcTGCAGAAGTCTGCGCAGTATGGCTTGCAGCTTCTGGATGGacagcaggagctggagaacCGTATAGAGGAGGAACGTATAGAGATGACAAACACCTTGGAG GCGCTGGAGCAGGAGAAATACTCCCTTCAGCGTGAGGTGGAGCTGAAGAACCGCATGCTGGAGAGCCTGCGCTCCGATTACGAGGCTGTGAAGAGCCAACAGAGGCTGCAGCTTGAGCAGCTGGAGGCCCAGCTGGAGAGGAGCCACGCCGTGGCCCTCAGGGACCGCAGGGACAAG attgaGCACCTCCAAGCGAAGCTGGAGGAGACCAGGTTGAGTGAGACGCAGCTGAAGCACAGGCTGCAGCTGCAGACGGAGGCCCTGAGCAGCAAGACGGAGGAGCTGAGGGCCGCGACGGAGCGCGCCCAGGACACCGTCTCCTCAGAGATGATGGAGCTGcaggtggagaggatggagcTGGAATCTGTAACG ggtGAGCTGGAGAGCTCCCTACAGGATGCCCAGTACAggcagcagcaactggaacTGACCAACAGCAACCTCCAGCGGTGTCTGGAGCGCCTcacggaggagaaggaggagcgggagagggaggccGTCTCCTGCTTCAACGCCCTGGAG AAAGCCCGGGAGGCCAACCAGGACCTGCAGATCCAGTTGGACCAGGTTCTACAGCAAGCCCAGGACCCCAACAGCAAGGGAAACTCCTTATTTGCTGAG ctggAGGACAAGCGGGCGGAGATGGAACGCCAGTTGATCAGCATGAAGGTGCAGCACCAGTCGCTGCAAAAGCAGCATGCCTTCTCCAAGCAGCAGCTACACCGTGTGAag gtccaGAACGCCACCCTAATGCAGCTGCTGGGGTCCCGTGCTGACCCTGCCCAGCTTGAAAGACTCCAGTCCATGTTGTCAGAGAAAAACAGTGAGATCCAGGCCCTCATGATCCAACTACGACGCCTGGAGAAAGTggag ttatCATTGAAGGCCCAGCCGTCATCTGCCCCAGCAGCAGAGGTTGCAGATGAAACTTACTACACTGACCTGCTGAAGATGAAGCTCTCCAACGCAGC GAAAGATGCGGAGCGTCTAAGTGAAGAGCTGTCCATGCATCGGATGAAGGCCTTGGCTGAGAGCCAACGGGCCCTGGAGTTGGAGAGGAAGCTGTTCAGTTCCGAGCGGGCCCTCAAGCAGAGCCAGAGCGACAGCATCCGGCTGCAGCTCAGGCTGGAAGAACTGCGCCACAAATACGAGCCCAACG AGTCTAATAAGCTCCGCCcccagaagaggagaagggagaagatACCCTTGGATCCGccgcctcctgccctccctctggaGATCAAAGAGGAGGAGCCCGTTGTCACGGCGCTTCAACTGTTGAACAGCATGATGGAGGAGTCGAAGGTCAACAACGGTCACCCTGTTGCCACGAAGACTAGTGTTGTCGAGGAGACGCCTGTGGTCAAGGAGACTCACGCTGTGGCTGTGctgcccctcagcctccctcagcccctCCACAGTAGGACCGTCCGCATCTGTGacgacccccccaccaccatacCCAG GTACCCAGATATTGACTACATAACAAAGACGGAGGTGGTCATGGATGAAGACAGTGTGaacggagagaggaggatgctgggaggagagcagggtgggggagtGGAGAAGAGGATAGAGCTGGAAAACAtggaagcagaggagaggaagccagaggaaggagagaacagacagagaagaaagaagCAAAAACACCATGAAATCATCCATGTCACATCTGAGAACACTATGGAGAATGAGTGTGCTCAACAGTAG
- the spdl1 gene encoding protein Spindly isoform X2: MSSVEEDEVPLLKCKLKEMEEQLQKSAQYGLQLLDGQQELENRIEEERIEMTNTLEALEQEKYSLQREVELKNRMLESLRSDYEAVKSQQRLQLEQLEAQLERSHAVALRDRRDKIEHLQAKLEETRLSETQLKHRLQLQTEALSSKTEELRAATERAQDTVSSEMMELQVERMELESVTGELESSLQDAQYRQQQLELTNSNLQRCLERLTEEKEEREREAVSCFNALEKAREANQDLQIQLDQVLQQAQDPNSKGNSLFAELEDKRAEMERQLISMKVQHQSLQKQHAFSKQQLHRVKVQNATLMQLLGSRADPAQLERLQSMLSEKNSEIQALMIQLRRLEKVELSLKAQPSSAPAAEVADETYYTDLLKMKLSNAAKDAERLSEELSMHRMKALAESQRALELERKLFSSERALKQSQSDSIRLQLRLEELRHKYEPNESNKLRPQKRRREKIPLDPPPPALPLEIKEEEPVVTALQLLNSMMEESKVNNGHPVATKTSVVEETPVVKETHAVAVLPLSLPQPLHSRTVRICDDPPTTIPRYPDIDYITKTEVVMDEDSVNGERRMLGGEQGGGVEKRIELENMEAEERKPEEGENRQRRKKQKHHEIIHVTSENTMENECAQQ; the protein is encoded by the exons ATGTCTTCCGTGGAAGAAGACGAAGTCCCACTGCTGAAATGCAAgctgaaagagatggaggagcagcTGCAGAAGTCTGCGCAGTATGGCTTGCAGCTTCTGGATGGacagcaggagctggagaacCGTATAGAGGAGGAACGTATAGAGATGACAAACACCTTGGAG GCGCTGGAGCAGGAGAAATACTCCCTTCAGCGTGAGGTGGAGCTGAAGAACCGCATGCTGGAGAGCCTGCGCTCCGATTACGAGGCTGTGAAGAGCCAACAGAGGCTGCAGCTTGAGCAGCTGGAGGCCCAGCTGGAGAGGAGCCACGCCGTGGCCCTCAGGGACCGCAGGGACAAG attgaGCACCTCCAAGCGAAGCTGGAGGAGACCAGGTTGAGTGAGACGCAGCTGAAGCACAGGCTGCAGCTGCAGACGGAGGCCCTGAGCAGCAAGACGGAGGAGCTGAGGGCCGCGACGGAGCGCGCCCAGGACACCGTCTCCTCAGAGATGATGGAGCTGcaggtggagaggatggagcTGGAATCTGTAACG ggtGAGCTGGAGAGCTCCCTACAGGATGCCCAGTACAggcagcagcaactggaacTGACCAACAGCAACCTCCAGCGGTGTCTGGAGCGCCTcacggaggagaaggaggagcgggagagggaggccGTCTCCTGCTTCAACGCCCTGGAG AAAGCCCGGGAGGCCAACCAGGACCTGCAGATCCAGTTGGACCAGGTTCTACAGCAAGCCCAGGACCCCAACAGCAAGGGAAACTCCTTATTTGCTGAG ctggAGGACAAGCGGGCGGAGATGGAACGCCAGTTGATCAGCATGAAGGTGCAGCACCAGTCGCTGCAAAAGCAGCATGCCTTCTCCAAGCAGCAGCTACACCGTGTGAag gtccaGAACGCCACCCTAATGCAGCTGCTGGGGTCCCGTGCTGACCCTGCCCAGCTTGAAAGACTCCAGTCCATGTTGTCAGAGAAAAACAGTGAGATCCAGGCCCTCATGATCCAACTACGACGCCTGGAGAAAGTggag ttatCATTGAAGGCCCAGCCGTCATCTGCCCCAGCAGCAGAGGTTGCAGATGAAACTTACTACACTGACCTGCTGAAGATGAAGCTCTCCAACGCAGC GAAAGATGCGGAGCGTCTAAGTGAAGAGCTGTCCATGCATCGGATGAAGGCCTTGGCTGAGAGCCAACGGGCCCTGGAGTTGGAGAGGAAGCTGTTCAGTTCCGAGCGGGCCCTCAAGCAGAGCCAGAGCGACAGCATCCGGCTGCAGCTCAGGCTGGAAGAACTGCGCCACAAATACGAGCCCAACG AGTCTAATAAGCTCCGCCcccagaagaggagaagggagaagatACCCTTGGATCCGccgcctcctgccctccctctggaGATCAAAGAGGAGGAGCCCGTTGTCACGGCGCTTCAACTGTTGAACAGCATGATGGAGGAGTCGAAGGTCAACAACGGTCACCCTGTTGCCACGAAGACTAGTGTTGTCGAGGAGACGCCTGTGGTCAAGGAGACTCACGCTGTGGCTGTGctgcccctcagcctccctcagcccctCCACAGTAGGACCGTCCGCATCTGTGacgacccccccaccaccatacCCAG GTACCCAGATATTGACTACATAACAAAGACGGAGGTGGTCATGGATGAAGACAGTGTGaacggagagaggaggatgctgggaggagagcagggtgggggagtGGAGAAGAGGATAGAGCTGGAAAACAtggaagcagaggagaggaagccagaggaaggagagaacagacagagaagaaagaagCAAAAACACCATGAAATCATCCATGTCACATCTGAGAACACTATGGAGAATGAGTGTGCTCAACAGTAG